Within the Iodidimonas sp. SYSU 1G8 genome, the region CATCTATGGCAGGAGCGAAATCTCCACCACCAAGAACGGCAGCGAGAGCTACGAGGCGGGCGCGGCGCTGGGCATGCCGATCAACGACAAGGTCGCCTTCCAGGCCAGCGCCTGGTACCGCCATGATGGCGGCTACATCGACCGGGTCGCGCCGGTGACCCAGGCCCCGGTGGAGAAGGACATCAACTCCGAGGACACCTATGCCGCCCGGCTGGCGTTCGGTTTCCGGCCCACGGACAATCTAACCATCACGCCGTCGATCTATTACCAGCGGCTCGAGAGCGAGGGCCGCGACCAGTACTGGGAGCAGTACACCGACACGCGGACCAGCGACTACAAGACCGGCATCTACAACAGCGAGCCCAGCCAGGATGAGTTCTACCTGGCGGCCGTGAAGATCGAATATGATCTGGACAGCATCTCGATCATCTCCAACACGTCCTACTTCGATCGCGACCAGAGCCAGACGCTCGACTACATCACCTATCTGAGCTCGCTGCGCAGCGGCAATCCGTTCGGCTTCTATGGCAACAAGGATCCATCGAACGGCACGGCCAACCAGGACACCGGCCAGCAGAACTTCACCCAGGAAATCCGCATCCAGTCGACGGACACGGACGCCTTCATCTCGTGGCTGGTGGGCGGCTATTATTCCAACGCCAAGCAATGGTTCCAGAACCTGTCGGAATCCGGCCGCATCCCCGGCACCATCTCGGCCGGCTTTCCCCAATATCTCGGCCGCTACAACCTGATCGAGCAGATCCGGGCCAAGGACGAGCAGTTCGCCGGCTTCGGCAGCATCGACGTGCGGCCGACCGACGCCCTCAAGCTGACCGCCGGCTTCCGCTATACCAAGAACACCTTCGACTTCTGGAACCTGCGCGACGGCCCGACCAACAGCGGCGTGGAGACCATCGATGCCGCCATCCAGAAGGGCTCGGCGTTCACGCCCCGCTTCGTCGCCTCCTATGACCTGACCGAGCGCAACATGCTCTATGCGGCGGCCAGCAAGGGCTTCCGGCAGGGCGGCGGCCAGCGCCTCGTCGATCCCAACTTCTGCGCCGCCGATCTGGCGACGCTCGGGCTGACGCAGAGCCCGCGCGATTTCCAGTCCGATACGCTGTGGAGCTATGAAGTCGGCACCAAGAATTCGCTGATGAACGGCAAGCTGGTCATCGACATCAACGCCTTCATGATCAAGTGGAAGAACATCCAGCAGGTCATCCGCCTGCCGACCTGCAGCTTCTCCTTCGTGGCCAATCTGGGCAACGCCACCGCCAAAGGCGTCGACGCCTCGATCTCCTACATGCCGTTCGACGGCCTGACCCTGAACGCCAATTTGGGCTACAACCAGAACAAGTACAATCAGGACGTGTTCGGCGGCAACGGCCTGCTGCTGCGCGGCGAAGGCGACTATATCGGCGGGCCGAACTTTACCGGCTCGGTCTCCGGCCAGTACGATTTCGACATCGGCGACGGCACGGAAGGCTATATCCGCGCCGACTACAGCTTCGCCGGCAAGAACAACGACCCCAACCCGCTGGTCTTCGGCTATGACGCCAACCTGCCGGCCCTGGGCAGCACCCACTATGTCTCCATGCGGGCCGGCGTGCGGTTCTCCAACATCGACCTGTCGGTGTTCGTCGACAATCTGACCAACACCAAGGCGCCGCTGTCCCGCTCGCACGACACGCTGACGTCATCGCTCTACTACGTGGAATCCTATCGTCCGATGACCGTCGGCCTGACGGTCCACTACCGCTACTGAGCGGCGAGGCGCCGCAGGCACCCGCCTCGGCGCACTCCCGCAGGGCCAGAGGGGCCGCCCGGCAACGGGCGGCCCCTTTTTTTGCTGGTGATTGTAGGTTTTGCATATCCAGGCTTCAAA harbors:
- a CDS encoding TonB-dependent receptor, whose product is MKRKTNISGNTRDGNTTRRALNRLAATSALILIAPFAQPAWAQETQVADAAPPPSAGGGSQMAPDSVIVTAQRREENILKVPLSVTSYSPEIMDKQGVRDINDISRLTPSLRFTRTAGVAGNNGANISIRGVFSDVGSATTAIYIDETPIQIRSVGYFSGNPYPRVFDLDRVEVLRGPQGTLFGAGAMGGAVRFITKQPSFSDVSIYGRSEISTTKNGSESYEAGAALGMPINDKVAFQASAWYRHDGGYIDRVAPVTQAPVEKDINSEDTYAARLAFGFRPTDNLTITPSIYYQRLESEGRDQYWEQYTDTRTSDYKTGIYNSEPSQDEFYLAAVKIEYDLDSISIISNTSYFDRDQSQTLDYITYLSSLRSGNPFGFYGNKDPSNGTANQDTGQQNFTQEIRIQSTDTDAFISWLVGGYYSNAKQWFQNLSESGRIPGTISAGFPQYLGRYNLIEQIRAKDEQFAGFGSIDVRPTDALKLTAGFRYTKNTFDFWNLRDGPTNSGVETIDAAIQKGSAFTPRFVASYDLTERNMLYAAASKGFRQGGGQRLVDPNFCAADLATLGLTQSPRDFQSDTLWSYEVGTKNSLMNGKLVIDINAFMIKWKNIQQVIRLPTCSFSFVANLGNATAKGVDASISYMPFDGLTLNANLGYNQNKYNQDVFGGNGLLLRGEGDYIGGPNFTGSVSGQYDFDIGDGTEGYIRADYSFAGKNNDPNPLVFGYDANLPALGSTHYVSMRAGVRFSNIDLSVFVDNLTNTKAPLSRSHDTLTSSLYYVESYRPMTVGLTVHYRY